The Planctomycetota bacterium genome includes a window with the following:
- a CDS encoding LptF/LptG family permease, whose translation MGLTLFGYIFRDLVRVFLLAAVALAGVLSFAGLLRPLTEQGLGAGQAATILAWLLPAMLVYSLPIAALFATTFVYGRLAADNESVGAKAAGISAGPFGLLLPALVLGGLLGLGTIGLLGILVPAANLQVEKTIWTNLARLTANQINRSNRASFQSDAGAITVFADRAVLPDADTIEELVAQSDVEGDGASTALTSLSPNVQLVRLENAYVVRYPDEKRRRGGRLPAQVPEEIYAARAATIFIEPPVERGKSTFEQTSLSRQEFVIYVVLEDGVKFPRSVGVVGRPATAEGESPLVAAASTARFGPVRRDVPVRINSKFMSVEELRRLIGQPDQSQRIRDMVHRQVVLDKRAAFLTTLARDAAVDGAEIAGEGRVFTLTSDAVGRIEDLTLVYDGTPVIFRQQRPLPDGTTETLEVWSDSATVNAEPLVPFSDASASLDDSPFLVTFRLDDAAVTIDGETTINRDIERRVVIPAPDWTIDFAGLTAADYLDDTSVAIGAGRMSSGDKRALIKRLTMQNGDVVGELHARGAFIVACLMLPMVGAAMGLLTRSGNFLVAFALSTIPAAVCIAMILFGQQLASEVGPITDADLERPGDMMPSAARLAVIWSGDAVVAIGGALLVWRVRRR comes from the coding sequence ATGGGACTCACGCTGTTCGGCTACATCTTCCGCGACCTCGTGCGCGTCTTCCTGCTGGCTGCGGTGGCGTTGGCGGGCGTGTTGAGCTTCGCCGGGCTGCTGCGTCCGCTGACGGAGCAGGGACTCGGTGCCGGGCAGGCCGCGACGATTCTCGCGTGGCTGCTGCCGGCGATGCTCGTCTACTCGCTTCCGATCGCCGCCCTTTTCGCGACGACCTTCGTCTACGGCCGACTCGCCGCCGACAACGAGAGCGTGGGCGCCAAAGCCGCGGGCATCTCGGCCGGACCGTTCGGGCTGCTGCTGCCGGCACTGGTGCTGGGTGGCCTGCTCGGGCTCGGCACCATCGGACTCCTCGGCATCCTCGTACCCGCCGCCAACCTGCAGGTCGAAAAGACCATCTGGACCAACCTCGCCCGACTCACCGCCAACCAGATCAACCGCTCGAACCGCGCCAGCTTCCAGTCGGACGCGGGGGCGATCACCGTCTTTGCCGACAGGGCCGTACTGCCGGACGCCGACACGATCGAAGAGCTGGTGGCCCAATCCGACGTCGAAGGCGACGGCGCATCGACCGCGTTGACGTCGCTCTCGCCGAACGTCCAACTCGTCCGTCTCGAAAACGCGTATGTCGTCCGCTACCCGGATGAAAAACGCCGGCGCGGCGGACGACTGCCGGCCCAGGTGCCCGAGGAGATCTACGCCGCCCGCGCCGCCACGATCTTCATCGAACCGCCCGTCGAACGCGGCAAGAGCACCTTCGAACAGACAAGCCTCTCGCGCCAGGAGTTCGTCATTTACGTCGTGCTCGAAGACGGCGTGAAGTTCCCTCGCAGCGTCGGCGTGGTCGGCAGGCCCGCCACGGCAGAGGGCGAGTCGCCACTCGTCGCCGCGGCCAGCACGGCGCGATTCGGGCCAGTCCGACGAGACGTGCCGGTCCGCATCAACTCCAAGTTCATGAGCGTCGAAGAGTTGCGACGACTCATCGGCCAGCCCGACCAGAGCCAGCGCATCCGCGACATGGTCCATCGGCAAGTTGTCCTCGACAAACGGGCGGCCTTCCTAACGACGCTCGCCCGAGACGCCGCCGTCGACGGTGCCGAGATCGCGGGCGAGGGACGCGTCTTCACGCTGACTTCCGACGCTGTTGGCCGCATCGAAGACCTCACGCTCGTCTACGACGGCACGCCCGTCATCTTCCGTCAGCAGCGTCCTCTTCCCGACGGCACGACGGAGACGCTCGAAGTCTGGTCCGACTCCGCCACCGTCAACGCCGAGCCGCTCGTGCCGTTCAGCGACGCGTCGGCCAGCCTGGACGACTCACCGTTCCTCGTCACCTTCCGCCTCGACGACGCGGCCGTCACGATCGACGGCGAGACCACCATCAACCGCGACATCGAACGACGCGTCGTCATCCCGGCACCCGACTGGACCATCGACTTCGCCGGCCTGACCGCCGCGGACTACCTCGACGACACCAGCGTCGCGATCGGTGCCGGCCGGATGTCGTCGGGCGACAAGCGAGCGCTCATCAAACGGCTGACCATGCAGAACGGCGACGTCGTCGGCGAACTGCACGCACGCGGGGCGTTCATCGTCGCGTGCCTCATGCTGCCGATGGTCGGCGCGGCGATGGGCCTGCTGACACGCAGCGGCAACTTCCTCGTCGCGTTCGCCCTGTCGACGATTCCCGCGGCCGTCTGCATCGCGATGATCCTGTTCGGCCAGCAACTCGCCTCGGAGGTCGGCCCCATCACCGACGCCGACCTCGAACGACCCGGCGACATGATGCCGTCGGCCGCACGGCTCGCGGTGATCTGGAGCGGCGATGCGGTCGTCGCGATCGGCGGAGCCCTGCTCGTCTGGAGGGTTCGCCGACGATGA